A stretch of Pseudorhodobacter turbinis DNA encodes these proteins:
- a CDS encoding ATP-binding cassette domain-containing protein: MQPIIQMTDIQKHFGSVIALAGVTIDFFPGECHCLLGDNGAGKSTFIKTMSGVHKPTHGEIKFEGKPMHFEDPRDSIAAGIATVYQDLAMIPLMSVSRNFFMGNEPIKKIAGIPFFDHDHANEVTMREMRAMGINLRGPDQAVGTLSGGERQTVAIARAVHFGAKVLILDEPTSALGVRQTANVLATVDKVRKQGISVVFITHNVRHAMAVGDRFTVLNRGKTFGTAKKGEITPEELQDMMAGGQELAVLEGSLGGTV; this comes from the coding sequence ATGCAACCGATCATTCAAATGACCGATATCCAAAAGCATTTCGGGTCTGTTATCGCGCTGGCGGGGGTTACGATCGACTTTTTCCCCGGTGAATGCCATTGCCTGTTGGGCGATAACGGCGCGGGAAAATCGACCTTTATCAAAACCATGTCCGGCGTTCATAAACCGACCCATGGCGAGATCAAGTTCGAAGGCAAGCCGATGCATTTCGAGGACCCGCGCGACAGTATCGCGGCAGGTATTGCCACGGTTTATCAAGACCTTGCGATGATCCCCTTGATGTCCGTAAGCCGTAATTTCTTTATGGGCAATGAGCCGATCAAGAAAATCGCAGGCATCCCGTTTTTCGATCACGATCATGCCAATGAGGTGACAATGCGCGAGATGCGCGCGATGGGCATCAACCTTCGCGGTCCCGATCAAGCCGTCGGAACCCTGTCAGGCGGGGAGCGCCAGACCGTTGCCATCGCCCGCGCGGTGCATTTCGGGGCAAAGGTCCTGATTTTGGACGAGCCGACCTCGGCCTTGGGCGTACGCCAGACGGCCAATGTTCTGGCCACGGTGGATAAGGTGCGCAAGCAGGGCATTTCGGTGGTTTTCATCACCCATAACGTCCGTCATGCGATGGCTGTGGGGGACCGCTTTACGGTGCTGAACCGTGGCAAAACCTTTGGCACGGCCAAGAAGGGCGAGATCACCCCCGAAGAGCTGCAAGATATGATGGCGGGCGGGCAAGAGCTTGCCGTTCTGGAAGGCTCGCTCGGCGGGACGGTTTAG
- the rimO gene encoding 30S ribosomal protein S12 methylthiotransferase RimO translates to MSQNPPSLRPDLAPKARISAPRREGQPMIGMVSLGCPKALVDSERILTRLRAEGYAISPDYTGADAVIVNTCGFLDSAKAESLDAIGEALKENGRVIVTGCLGAEPDYIREHHPKILAVTGPHQYEQVLDAVHLAVPPSPDPFIDLLPASGVTLTPRHYSYLKISEGCNHKCKFCIIPDMRGRLASRPAHAVMREAEKLVDAGVRELLVISQDTSAYGVDIKHAIDKGHRAHITDLARDLGSLGAWIRLHYVYPYPHVRDLIPLMAEGLILPYLDIPFQHAHPDVLKRMARPAAAAKTLDEIAAWRNVCPDITLRSTFIVGYPGETEAEFQTLLDWLDEAQLDRVGCFQYENVNGARSNALPDHVADEVKQDRWNRFMEKAQAISEAKLEAKVGTTIQVIVDEVDEEGATCRTKADAPEIDGNLFIDEGFDGLSPGDMVAVEVEEAGEYDLWGRLV, encoded by the coding sequence ATGTCCCAGAACCCACCCAGCCTTCGCCCCGATCTTGCCCCCAAAGCGCGGATCTCCGCCCCTCGTCGTGAGGGGCAGCCCATGATCGGCATGGTCAGCCTTGGCTGTCCCAAAGCGCTGGTGGATAGCGAACGGATTTTGACGCGTCTGCGTGCCGAAGGCTATGCCATCTCGCCCGATTATACTGGTGCGGATGCGGTGATCGTGAACACTTGCGGCTTTCTTGACAGTGCCAAGGCCGAAAGCCTGGATGCGATTGGCGAGGCGTTGAAGGAAAACGGTCGTGTGATTGTGACGGGCTGCTTGGGGGCGGAACCTGATTACATCCGCGAACATCATCCCAAAATTCTGGCCGTCACCGGCCCGCATCAATATGAGCAGGTGCTGGATGCGGTCCATCTTGCCGTGCCGCCGTCGCCCGATCCGTTTATCGATCTGCTGCCTGCGTCTGGCGTTACGCTGACGCCGCGGCATTACAGCTACCTCAAAATCTCGGAGGGTTGTAACCACAAGTGCAAGTTCTGCATCATCCCCGATATGCGCGGCCGACTGGCTAGCCGTCCGGCCCATGCCGTGATGCGCGAGGCGGAAAAGCTGGTCGATGCCGGTGTGCGCGAACTTTTGGTGATTTCGCAAGATACCAGCGCGTACGGCGTTGATATCAAACATGCAATTGACAAGGGGCATCGCGCCCATATCACCGACCTTGCGCGCGATCTTGGCTCGCTTGGCGCTTGGATCCGGCTGCATTACGTCTATCCCTATCCGCATGTGCGCGACCTGATCCCGCTGATGGCCGAAGGGTTGATCCTGCCGTATCTGGATATTCCGTTCCAACATGCGCATCCCGATGTGCTGAAACGGATGGCCCGTCCGGCGGCGGCGGCCAAAACGCTGGATGAGATCGCCGCGTGGCGTAACGTCTGCCCTGATATCACCCTGCGGTCGACCTTCATCGTCGGCTATCCTGGTGAGACCGAGGCAGAGTTTCAAACCCTGCTGGATTGGCTGGATGAGGCGCAGCTCGACCGCGTCGGCTGTTTTCAATATGAAAACGTGAATGGTGCGCGATCCAATGCGCTGCCCGATCATGTTGCGGATGAGGTAAAGCAGGACCGCTGGAACCGCTTTATGGAAAAGGCCCAAGCGATTTCCGAGGCCAAGCTGGAAGCCAAGGTCGGCACCACGATTCAAGTGATCGTGGATGAGGTCGACGAAGAGGGCGCCACTTGCCGCACCAAAGCAGATGCGCCGGAAATTGACGGCAACCTGTTTATCGATGAGGGTTTCGACGGGCTTTCCCCAGGTGATATGGTGGCGGTCGAGGTCGAAGAGGCGGGCGAATACGACCTTTGGGGACGGCTGGTTTAG
- a CDS encoding ABC transporter permease: MTDTSTNDERVKEMSGLRRALIRPELGGIVGTIAVFTFFLLFAFDSGMFSPQGVLNWTTVSAQFMIIAVGACLLMIAGEFDLSVGSMIGFAGMMVAIFGVVLAWPMWLAILVTFAICIAFGALNGYIVVKTGLPSFIVTLATLFILRGFTIFIPQTVESKTIIGGIREAAEGDWLGALFGAKIGGPFFQWLGDNGWIGVFTRGNREGQPVVDGIPMLIVWAVVLVVIGHIVLTRTRFGNWIFAAGGDAQAARYAGVPVDRVKILMFMFTAFCATVFAVCQVMEFGSAGADRGILKEFEAIIAVVIGGALLTGGYGSVIGAALGALIFGVVQQGLFFANVESSLFRVFLGVILLLAVILNTYIRRLITGER, from the coding sequence ATGACAGACACTTCCACCAATGACGAACGCGTCAAAGAGATGTCCGGCCTGCGCCGGGCGTTGATCCGCCCCGAATTGGGCGGCATCGTTGGCACGATCGCCGTTTTCACGTTCTTTTTGCTGTTCGCCTTTGATAGCGGCATGTTCAGCCCGCAAGGTGTGTTGAACTGGACCACGGTTTCCGCGCAGTTCATGATTATCGCCGTTGGGGCCTGCCTTTTGATGATCGCGGGGGAGTTTGACCTTTCGGTTGGGTCGATGATCGGCTTTGCGGGGATGATGGTCGCGATTTTCGGCGTGGTTCTGGCCTGGCCGATGTGGCTTGCGATTCTGGTGACCTTTGCGATTTGCATCGCCTTCGGCGCGCTCAATGGCTACATCGTCGTCAAGACGGGGCTGCCAAGCTTTATCGTGACGCTTGCCACGTTGTTCATCCTGCGTGGCTTTACGATTTTTATTCCCCAGACGGTCGAAAGCAAAACCATCATCGGCGGTATCCGCGAGGCTGCGGAAGGCGATTGGCTGGGTGCGCTGTTCGGGGCAAAAATCGGCGGGCCGTTCTTTCAATGGCTTGGCGATAATGGGTGGATCGGCGTTTTCACGCGCGGCAACCGCGAGGGGCAGCCGGTTGTTGACGGCATCCCCATGTTGATCGTCTGGGCGGTGGTTCTGGTTGTGATCGGGCATATCGTCCTGACGCGCACACGCTTTGGCAACTGGATTTTCGCGGCTGGCGGCGATGCCCAAGCTGCGCGCTATGCCGGGGTGCCGGTGGACCGCGTCAAGATTTTGATGTTCATGTTCACCGCTTTTTGCGCCACGGTTTTTGCGGTGTGTCAGGTGATGGAATTCGGCTCTGCCGGTGCGGATCGCGGTATCTTGAAAGAGTTTGAGGCGATTATCGCCGTGGTTATCGGCGGCGCGTTGCTGACGGGTGGCTATGGCTCGGTGATCGGGGCGGCCTTGGGGGCGTTGATCTTTGGCGTGGTCCAGCAGGGGCTGTTTTTCGCCAATGTCGAAAGCTCGCTTTTCCGCGTCTTCCTTGGTGTGATCTTGCTGCTTGCGGTTATCTTGAACACCTATATTCGTCGCCTGATCACAGGAGAGCGCTGA
- a CDS encoding AsmA family protein, producing the protein MRWLVRIGAGLLMLIVALVGVVFLIPSEKVADVAAAQFFKATGRTLTVEGGVSPSVWPVLGVKTGLVRIANADWSREGPMLEAEALAIGVDMASLFKGDIKITKIEAIRPQIILERNKDGAGNWEIAVAGATTPDTPATGNETTAQVITLDHGVIEGGSVLFLDHSYGTRMELRDIAAEARLPDFAGPATLNLSGVKDGVKVVMDARVAAFDTFLAGTISDVTLNTQIGGSEVGFDGRIGTAPLVAEGALTADFADLAAVAGVAGQAAPALPQGLGATVRKVSGTVTLAEAGSLHLRGGLIELDSNRFSGDLDMTFDGARPKLTAKITAGALDFSGLAGDTSAGGSGGGAASGWSRDLIDVSGLGALDASVALTADSIDLGTAKLGRTRLLVTLDRARMVIESQELQAYGGNVTGNFVVNGRGGLSVGGDLRLAGIAMQPLLQDVADFDRLIGTGDISLKFLGVGNRMSDIMNSLSGDGSLRFGKGELRGLDLAGMLRSLDVGYVGEGQKTIFDAITGSFTMKDGVLRNDDLQFSAPYITAAGTGRVGIGARDLDYRLTATALAKSDGTGGVTVPLLISGPWAKPKFRLDMQGLIDQNLAEEKERLKEKARAEEVRAKAKLEKELGIQREEGERLEDAAKRRAQEALEAEAARALKRLLGGN; encoded by the coding sequence ATGCGGTGGTTGGTTCGGATAGGTGCGGGTCTGTTGATGCTCATCGTGGCGCTGGTGGGCGTGGTGTTTTTGATCCCGTCGGAAAAGGTTGCCGATGTTGCCGCCGCGCAGTTTTTCAAAGCCACGGGACGCACCCTGACGGTTGAGGGCGGCGTAAGCCCCTCGGTCTGGCCAGTGCTGGGCGTCAAAACCGGGCTGGTGCGCATCGCCAATGCCGACTGGTCGCGCGAAGGCCCGATGCTAGAGGCAGAGGCGCTGGCGATCGGCGTCGATATGGCCTCATTGTTCAAGGGCGATATCAAGATCACCAAGATTGAGGCGATCCGCCCGCAGATTATTCTGGAGCGCAACAAAGACGGGGCCGGCAATTGGGAAATTGCGGTGGCCGGTGCGACCACGCCAGACACGCCCGCAACCGGAAATGAGACCACCGCGCAGGTGATCACGCTGGATCATGGCGTGATCGAGGGCGGGTCGGTGCTTTTTCTGGACCATAGCTACGGCACACGGATGGAGCTGCGTGATATCGCCGCCGAGGCGCGTCTGCCCGATTTTGCTGGTCCGGCCACCCTTAACCTTTCGGGGGTGAAGGACGGCGTGAAGGTGGTGATGGATGCCCGCGTTGCGGCATTTGATACGTTTCTCGCGGGCACTATTAGCGATGTGACATTGAACACACAGATCGGCGGATCCGAGGTCGGTTTTGACGGCCGGATCGGCACGGCCCCCTTGGTGGCCGAGGGCGCGTTGACGGCTGATTTTGCCGATCTGGCGGCGGTTGCGGGCGTGGCTGGTCAGGCGGCCCCCGCGCTTCCGCAGGGTTTGGGGGCAACGGTGCGCAAGGTCTCGGGCACTGTCACCCTGGCCGAGGCGGGGTCGCTGCATCTGCGCGGCGGTTTGATCGAGCTGGACAGCAACCGTTTTTCTGGCGATCTAGACATGACCTTTGACGGGGCGCGCCCCAAGCTGACAGCCAAGATCACTGCGGGTGCTTTGGATTTCTCGGGATTGGCGGGTGACACATCCGCAGGTGGCAGCGGAGGTGGCGCGGCCTCGGGGTGGTCGCGTGATCTGATTGATGTAAGCGGCCTTGGTGCGCTGGATGCCTCTGTGGCCCTGACGGCCGATAGCATTGATCTGGGAACTGCCAAGCTGGGGCGCACGCGTTTGCTGGTCACGCTGGACCGCGCCCGGATGGTGATTGAATCGCAAGAGTTGCAGGCTTACGGCGGCAATGTCACCGGCAATTTCGTGGTCAACGGGCGCGGTGGCCTATCGGTCGGCGGCGATCTTCGGCTTGCCGGAATCGCGATGCAGCCCTTGTTGCAGGATGTGGCTGATTTTGACCGGCTGATCGGCACCGGTGATATTAGCCTGAAATTTCTGGGTGTTGGCAATCGCATGTCCGATATCATGAATTCGCTTTCCGGCGACGGCTCTTTGCGCTTTGGCAAGGGGGAGCTGCGGGGGCTTGATCTGGCGGGGATGCTGCGGTCGCTGGATGTGGGCTATGTCGGAGAGGGGCAAAAGACGATCTTTGATGCGATCACCGGATCATTCACGATGAAAGACGGTGTTTTGCGCAATGATGATTTGCAGTTCAGCGCGCCTTATATCACGGCTGCTGGGACAGGTCGGGTTGGCATTGGCGCGCGCGATCTGGATTACCGATTGACAGCGACGGCCTTGGCCAAAAGCGATGGCACTGGTGGTGTGACCGTGCCTTTGCTGATTTCCGGCCCTTGGGCGAAGCCGAAATTCCGCTTGGATATGCAGGGCTTGATTGATCAGAACCTTGCCGAGGAAAAGGAACGCCTGAAAGAAAAAGCCCGCGCCGAGGAGGTTCGTGCCAAGGCCAAGCTGGAGAAGGAGCTGGGCATCCAGCGCGAGGAAGGCGAGCGGCTGGAGGATGCCGCTAAACGCCGTGCGCAAGAAGCGTTGGAGGCAGAGGCCGCCCGCGCCTTGAAACGGTTGCTGGGCGGGAATTGA